In the genome of Denticeps clupeoides chromosome 13, fDenClu1.1, whole genome shotgun sequence, one region contains:
- the LOC114802443 gene encoding protein PXR1-like isoform X1 — protein MDFDLSSALDKEEAAKKVSSQEVKGKKDKVKEKEKDKSKEHKDKNKEKDKKDKEKGEHKEKKEKKRDKEKGEHKEKKEKKKDKERKKGEHGSGSSSDSD, from the exons ATGGATTTCGATTTATCGAGCG CCCTGGATAAAGAAGAGGCGGCAAAGAAAGTGTCCAGCCAAGAggtgaaaggaaaaaaagacaaagttaaggagaaagagaaagacaag AGCAAGGAGCACAAGgacaaaaataaagagaaagacaAGAAGGACAAAGAGAAGGgagaacataaagaaaaaaaggaaaagaagaggGACAAAGAGAAGGGAGAACAtaaagaaaagaaggagaagaagaaggacaaGGAGCGGAAGAAAGGCGAACATGGATCAGGATCTTCCTCTGACAGCGATTA A
- the LOC114802443 gene encoding protein PXR1-like isoform X2 produces the protein MDFDLSSALDKEEAAKKVSSQEVKGKKDKVKEKEKDKSKEHKDKNKEKDKKDKEKGEHKEKKEKKRDKEKGEHKEKKEKKKDKERKKGEHGSGSSSDSD, from the exons ATGGATTTCGATTTATCGAGCG CCCTGGATAAAGAAGAGGCGGCAAAGAAAGTGTCCAGCCAAGAggtgaaaggaaaaaaagacaaagttaaggagaaagagaaagacaag AGCAAGGAGCACAAGgacaaaaataaagagaaagacaAGAAGGACAAAGAGAAGGgagaacataaagaaaaaaaggaaaagaagaggGACAAAGAGAAGGGAGAACAtaaagaaaagaaggagaagaagaaggacaaGGAGCGGAAGAAAGGCGAACATGGATCAGGATCTTCCTCTGACAGCGATTAG